Proteins from one Primulina huaijiensis isolate GDHJ02 chromosome 18, ASM1229523v2, whole genome shotgun sequence genomic window:
- the LOC140963790 gene encoding uncharacterized protein isoform X1, with product MSAKWRALQHRHRYTYSAVVFPPHFIQALNQTSPNSPFFVELKHLISLNSTYAQLEHVKNVVSGFLKLLSDPTSEENIVSCAVKLYMEILFLENSLPLHRTLASALTKCKKFQSLIEACFRQLCGQYCRRDDAGFGKRFCVSRVALSMMSTPKLGYLVEVVEQCAVSVGLDVVLGLNSVVSEMTEWSRPSPLVMEQCQEALSCMYYMLQRFPAKFETIIDGSNGSSLVNLGFLEMAFVTILTILKSRDFSRDCFVSAGVSLCAALQVCLSSDELGLFITRAIFHQNNILNCKIELSDVVRKIPFEDDLIREISQFSSLSRLCLIRGILTTVSRTVLDTHFLVSNADLNGGSAFCDDGYSVKTILYDEILPELCDYAENPVDSHSNFHALTVMQICLQQIKTLLQSDASGVIDNYEPMPEEMGARILKIVWCNLEDSLSQTVKQAHLIFDLYLDVQSCLKWVEGSENIKLFLKKIASDLLGLGPRCKGRYVPLAALTRRLGAQTILDINPNLLFETTDAYIDDDVCCAATTFLKCFLECLRDEFWSTFGVEGGYVKYRGTCLLPFLHGLVSGNAKLRSNLNTYALPVLLDQDVDSVFSMLGLIGIGNGGDIPLFASEITCADISLGFEQQVTVLVSLLKVSRVLALMEGDVDWCEGSPLYPERAVLDMNNSDFQCVIAIKGIEVKIPVMWFVLALTHIDESLRMDAAETLFLNPKSASLPSSLELSLMRRAVPLNMRCCSTAFQMKWNSMFRKFFSRVRTSLERQLKQGTWKPIVSADANGVCLYTEAEKIIEHRANNLFNFMKWLSCFLFFSCYPSAPYERKIMAMELILIMLSVWPVLPTSLGNQEVVCSETDLYPYSKGFTLPTSTSLLVGSVIDSWDQLRLNSFHILLFFPSPLPGICSPDVVQEVITWAKKLVCSPRVRESDAGALIFRLLFRKYVLELGWILRPSCNIVSHCPKPELSNGTSQNCTSNTPVLTYVVSLIDWLLVAVEDAEENLSEACRNSFVHGILLTLRYTFEELDWNSIMVMHGIAETKYALERLLELVMRITSLALWVVSADALCLPDDVEDMVDDDTFLLDSQDETDSSGIKIESEVKTAKSFQEGNSSEQIVMVGCWLAMKEVSLLLGTVVRKVPLPTSDEIRNATGYIDGESIAASGAILDVKQLETIGNHFLEVLLKMKHNGAIDKTRAGFTALCNRLLCSNDSRLCKLTESWMDQLMERTVSKGQTVDDLLRRSAGIPAAFIAFFLAEPEGTPKKLLPRALRWLIDLVQKSLTELPGVNSSNGESGSGFSSKSSPETGSLQLPKMNGGKEMSKIRDEGVVPTVHAFNVLRAAFNDANLATDTSGFFAEALILSIQSFSSPYWEVRNSACLAYTALVRRMIGFLNVQKRESARRALTGLEFFHRYPALHSFLFNELQMATDLLVDGSSKQLEFNLKNDVHPSLCPMLILLSRLKPSPIMSENGDALDPFPFMPFIRRCSVQSNFRIRLLASRALTGLVSNEKLKVVLLNIASELHCHTMKPDFNSIHGVLLQLNSLVDSNCRNLSDPSKKDAILHELFKVLATCSWIARPRWCPCPTLNGCLLNILDNMLSVARTCKGSKSAILIWNLLWELSSECLDSETASGHVYFDPTIQELRKQAATSYFNCVFHTSEEVVDNDLMIQRISSPASTSSRVTEIEVALTRFEDRLIHSMSDASYEVRIATLKWLHSFLKSREPSGKGGHQSSCEAIMICLTNIKLQDTLLKLLVSEKHHKCMHYILKTLYTWNLLELQDDNQECMEPRYICRMDRISIFQFWERLVSMFKITRHSKTRRTLICCMGMCIKRISSFCISFLTSEFETKKTNHLSKTYRREQFSDFYNSIMYFVDLIERHSDASEPVNMRKAAAESMIASGLLFHAEASGSLIFGCQTCDENLGPHFEPAEAIRMYAHKILDLWLTCIKLLEDEDVGLRKKLALDVQKCLSSVKASNGPSSISSSQVEKVIESCFKHLSTVFGHWLGYPDYLCCWIMSIANNANYVASGDDLVRHVFDKEIDNHHEEKMLISQICCLQLEDIPITKPQEGNSWNKNGAWDLLHKWRSRFFLQLIEFTQNVGKRGRIDWIGGIGNYKETFLPVYANLLAVYALSNCILKGEPLNSMSTVSEISALGEALDPFLGNPLISNLYSVLIESHEKYLGEINYQLPEKWRINDSSWAEVDPYFLLR from the exons ATGTCTGCTAAGTGGAGGGCCTTGCAGCACCGTCACCGTTACACTTACAGCGCTGTTGTGTTCCCACCACATTTCATTCAGGCATTGAATCAAACGTCACCCAACTCTCCTTTCTTCGTAGAACTGAAACACCTGATCTCACTCAACTCCACCTATGCGCAGCTCGAACATGTGAAAAACGTGGTATCTGGATTCTTGAAGTTACTTTCAGACCCCACTTCTGaagaaaatattgtttcttGTGCGGTGAAGCTGTATATGGAAATCCTTTTTCTCGAAAATTCGTTGCCTTTGCATAGGACGTTGGCTTCTGCTTTGACGAAATGTAAAAAGTTTCAGTCTTTGATTGAGGCTTGTTTTCGGCAGCTTTGTGGGCAGTATTGTCGCAGGGATGATGCAGGATTTGGGAAAAGGTTTTGTGTTTCACGGGTTGCCTTATCGATGATGAGCACTCCGAAATTGGGGTATTTGGTTGAGGTGGTGGAACAGTGTGCGGTATCTGTGGGGTTGGATGTAGTTTTGGGGTTGAACAGCGTTGTTTCAGAGATGACTGAATGGTCAAGACCTTCTCCACTCGTTATGGAACAGTGCCAGGAGGCACTTTCGTGTATGTACTACATGCTTCAACGGTTCCCAGCGAAGTTTGAGACGATAATCGATGGATCAAATGGGTCAAGTTTGGTCAATCTCGGTTTTCTGGAGATGGCTTTTGTGACTATTTTGACCATTCTGAAGTCACGGGATTTTTCGAGGGATTGCTTTGTGTCAGCTGGCGTGAGTTTGTGTGCAGCCCTGCAGGTGTGTTTAAGTTCTGATGAACTTGGTCTATTTATCACGAGAGCtatttttcatcaaaataaTATTCTGAATTGTAAGATTGAACTTTCTGATGTGGTCCGGAAAATCCCATTTGAGGATGATTTAATTCGTGAGATTTCTCAGTTTTCATCTCTCAGTAGACTTTGCTTGATCAGGGGAATACTTACTACAGTTTCAAGAACTGTTCTTGACACTCATTTCCTTGTGTCAAATGCTGATTTGAATGGAGGGTCAGCCTTTTGCGATGATGGATATTCGGTGAAGACCATACTGTATGATGAAATTTTGCCAGAATTATGTGACTACGCAGAAAATCCAGTCGATAGCCACTCTAATTTTCATGCATTAACAGTGATGCAAATATGCTTGCAACAGATAAAGACATTACTGCAAAGTGATGCCAGTGGTGTCATAGATAATTACGAGCCAATGCCAGAGGAAATGGGGGCAAGGATATTAAAGATTGTCTGGTGTAACCTGGAAGACTCTTTGAGTCAAACTGTTAAACAGGCTCATCTTATCTTTGATCTCTACTTAGATGTCCAGTCTTGCCTGAAATGGGTAGAGGGTAGCGAGAACATCAAGTTGTTCCTGAAGAAGATTGCTTCTGATCTCCTTGGTCTGGGACCTCGTTGCAAGGGAAGATATGTTCCTTTAGCGGCCCTTACTCGAAGGTTAGGAGCTCAAACTATTCTAGACATTAATCCAAACTTACTGTTTGAAACCACCGATGCATACATTGATGATGATGTGTGCTGTGCTGCTACAACATTCCTCAAGTGTTTCCTTGAGTGCTTGAGAGACGAGTTTTGGAGTACTTTTGGTGTTGAGGGTGGATATGTAAAATATAGAGGTACCTGTTTACTACCATTTCTTCACGGGCTTGTTTCGGGTAATGCAAAGCTTCGTTCGAACTTGAACACTTATGCGCTGCCAGTTCTACTTGACCAGGATGTGGACAGTGTCTTTTCAATGCTTGGGTTAATTGGTATTGGTAACGGAGGTGACATCCCTTTATTTGCTTCTGAAATCACTTGTGCAGATATTTCTCTAGGATTTGAACAGCAAGTCACTGTTTTGGTTTCATTGCTCAAGGTTTCCCGGGTGCTTGCATTGATGGAAGGAGACGTTGATTGGTGTGAGGGTTCACCACTCTACCCTGAAAGAGCGGTGCTGGATATGAATAATAGCGATTTTCAATGTGTAATTGCTATCAAAGGCATTGAGGTTAAAATCCCTGTTATGTGGTTCGTTTTAGCTTTGACCCACATAGACGAGTCACTTCGCATGGATGCAGCCGAAACTCTATTCTTAAATCCAAAGTCTGCCAGTCTGCCTTCTTCATTGGAACTCAGCCTAATGAGAAGAGCAGTTCCCCTAAACATGAGATGCTGTTCAACTGCTTTCCAAATGAAGTGGAACAGCATGTTCAGAAAGTTTTTTTCCCGTGTACGGACTTCATTAGAAAGGCAACTTAAGCAAGGAACATGGAAGCCTATTGTTTCTGCAGACGCCAATGGAGTTTGTTTATATACTGAAGCTGAAAAAATAATAGAACACAGGGCCaataatctttttaattttatgaagTGGTTGAgttgtttcttgtttttttcaTGCTATCCTTCTGCTCCATATGAGAGAAAGATAATGGCTATGGAGCTCATATTGATAATGCTAAGTGTTTGGCCTGTGTTGCCTACTTCACTAGGAAATCAGGAAGTTGTTTGTTCTGAAACCGATCTGTATCCTTACAGTAAGGGTTTTACTTTACCTACTTCAACGTCGCTGCTTGTTGGATCTGTTATTGATAGTTGGGATCAGCTGCGGTTGAATTCTTTTCATATCCTTCTCTTTTTTCCAAGTCCACTGCCTGGAATTTGCAGTCCAGATGTCGTCCAGGAGGTAATTACGTGGGCTAAAAAGTTAGTTTGTAGCCCGCGTGTCCGAGAAAGTGATGCTGGAGCTCTGATTTTTCGACTTCTTTTTCGGAAGTATGTTTTGGAGCTCGGGTGGATATTGAGACCATCATGTAATATTGTCTCACATTGTCCAAAACCTGAGCTTTCGAATGGGACCTCTCAGAATTGCACATCCAACACTCCTGTGTTAACTTATGTAGTATCACTGATTGATTGGCTGCTTGTTGCCGTGGAGGATGCTGAAGAGAATCTCTCAGAAGCATGTAGAAATAGTTTTGTTCATGGTATATTGCTCACCCTCCGGTACACATTTGAGGAACTGGATTGGAATTCTATTATGGTTATGCATGGCATAGCTGAAACAAAATATGCACTAGAAAGGCTTTTGGAGTTGGTGATGCGAATAACATCGTTGGCCCTTTGGGTTGTCTCAGCTGACGCTTTGTGCTTACCCGATGATGTGGAAGATATGGTGGATGATGACACTTTTCTTCTGGATAGTCAGGATGAAACTGATTCATCTGGCATCAAGATAGAGTCTGAGGTTAAAACTGCAAAATCTTTCCAGGAAGGCAATTCGTCGGAACAGATTGTTATGGTTGGTTGCTGGCTTGCAATGAAAGAG GTGAGCCTTCTTTTGGGAACTGTAGTTAGAAAAGTTCCTTTACCTACGTCAGATGAAATCAGAAACGCAACTGGTTATATTGACGGTGAGTCCATTGCAGCGTCTGGTGCAATACTTGATGTTAAACAACTTGAGACAATTGGAAACCATTTCTTAGAGGTCCTTCTCAAAATGAAGCATAATGGTGCAATTGATAAAACAAGGGCCGGGTTCACTGCACTGTGCAATCGTTTGCTCTGTTCAAATGACTCGAG ACTTTGTAAATTAACAGAGTCTTGGATGGATCAGCTGATGGAAAGAACCGTTTCCAAGGGACAAACTGTGGATGACCTGTTAAGAAGAAGTGCAGGCATACCTGCAGCATTTATTGCATTTTTTCTTGCCGAGCCTGAGGGAACGCCAAAGAAACTACTGCCTAGGGCACTCCGTTGGCTAATAGATTTAGTTCAGAAGTCCTTAACTGAACTTCCTGGAGTAAACAGCTCCAATGGTGAGTCTGGCAGTGGGTTCTCATCGAAGTCAAGCCCAGAAACTGGGAGCCTTCAACTTCCCAAGATGAATGGTGGCAAAGAAATGTCAAAGATTCGAGATGAAGGTGTTGTTCCTACGGTGCATGCTTTCAATGTTCTCAGGGCCGCTTTTAATGATGCCAACCTTGCGACTGACACATCAGGATTTTTTGCCGAGGCATTGATACTGTCAATACAGTCTTTCTCTTCACCATATTGGGAGGTTCGTAACAGTGCCTGTCTCGCATATACTGCCTTGGTACGTCGCATGATTGGATTTCTTAATGTTCAGAAGAGAGAATCCGCTAGGCGAGCTCTAACTGGGTTAGAATTTTTTCATAG GTACCCTGCATTGCActcttttttatttaatgaacTGCAAATGGCTACTGATTTGCTGGTGGATGGATCATCTAAACAGTTAGAATTCAACCTGAAAAATGATGTGCATCCAAGCTTGTGTCCAATGCTGATACTTTTGTCACGACTTAAACCTTCACCTATCATGAGTGAGAATGGAGATGCTTTGGACCCTTTTCCTTTCATGCCATTCATCCGGAGGTGCTCAGTCCAAAGCAATTTCCGGATTCGTTTGCTTGCATCAAGAGCTTTGACAGGTCTAGTGTCCAATGAGAAGCTGAAAGTTGTATTGCTCAATATTGCCTCTGAGTTACACTGCCACACCATGAAGCCTGATTTCAATTCAATCCATGGAGTGCTATTACAGCTTAACTCTCTTGTTGATAGCAATTGTAGAAACCTATCTGATCCCTCTAAAAAGGATGCAATTCTCCATGAATTGTTTAAAGTTTTAGCCACATGCTCTTGGATTGCAAGACCACGATGGTGTCCATGCCCCACCCTGAACGGGTGCTTATTAAATATACTTGATAACATGCTCAGTGTTGCAAGAACATGCAAAGGGAGCAAAAGTGCCATTCTCATTTGGAATCTCCTCTGGGAGTTATCTTCAGAATGCTTAGATTCAGAAACTGCTAGTGGCCATGTTTATTTCGATCCAACTATTCAAGAACTTCGGAAGCAAGCTGCAACTTCCTATTTCAATTGTGTTTTTCATACATCTGAAGAAGTAGTTGACAATGACCTTATGATTCAAAGAATTTCCTCTCCTGCTTCTACCTCATCAAGAGTAACAGAAATAGAGGTTGCCCTCACGAGATTTGAGGATAGGTTGATTCACTCAATGTCAGATGCTTCATATGAAGTGCGAATTGCTACATTAAAGTGGCTCCATTCATTCCTAAAGTCAAGAGAACCATCGGGTAAGGGTGGGCATCAGTCGTCTTGTGAGGCTATAATGATTTGTTTGACTAATATCAAGCTGCAAGATACCCTCTTGAAGCTTCTGGTTTCAGAGAAACATCATAAATGCATGCACTATATTCTAAAAACCCTATACACTTGGAACCTGCTGGAGTTGCAAGATGACAACCAAGAATGCATGGAGCCAAGATATATTTGCCGCATGGACCGCATCTCAATTTTTCAGTTCTGGGAAAGGTTGGTTTCTATGTTTAAGATCACGAGGCATTCGAAGACTCGTCGAACACTTATTTGTTGTATGGGAATGTGCATAAAGCGGATTTCTAGCTTTTGCATTAGCTTTCTAACTTCTGAGTTTGAGACGAAAAAAACTAACCACTTAAGCAAAACTTATCGACGAGAACAATTCTCTGACTTTTATAACTCCATaatgtattttgtggatctaatAGAACGACACAGTGATGCATCAGAGCCTGTAAATATGAGAAAGGCAGCTGCCGAATCAATGATAGCTTCTGGTTTGCTGTTTCATGCTGAGGCATCTGGTTCTTTGATTTTTGGCTGCCAAACCTGTGATGAGAATCTAGGTCCTCATTTTGAACCAGCAGAAGCTATCAGAATGTATGCGCATAAGATACTGGATCTATGGCTGACATGCATTAAGCTTCTTGAAGATGAAGATGTTGGGCTTAGAAAGAAACTTGCTTTAGATGTTCAGAAATGTCTTTCATCAGTAAAAGCGAGCAACGGGCCATCAAGTATATCTTCCAGCCAAGTTGAGAAAGTGATTGAATCTTGCTTCAAGCATCTTTCAACAGTCTTTGGTCACTGGCTCGGTTATCCAGATTATCTTTGCTGCTGGATAATGAGCATTGCGAACAATGCAAATTATGTTGCATCAGGAGATGACCTTGTCAGACATGTTTTTGACAAGGAGATTGATAATCATCATGAAGAAAAGATGCTAATTTCCCAGATTTGTTGCTTGCAGCTAGAAGATATTCCGATTACAAAGCCTCAAGAAGGTAATTCTTGGAACAAGAATGGAGCCTGGGATCTCTTGCATAAATGGAGAAGCAGATTCTTCCTGCAGTTGATAGAATTTACACAGAACGTAGGAAAACGGGGACGTATTGATTGGATCGGTGGTATTGGCAACTACAAAGAGACCTTTTTACCAGTCTATGCGAATTTGCTTGCAGTCTATGCTTTGTCTAACTGCATTTTAAAAGGTGAACCTCTGAATAGCATGTCCACGGTATCTGAAATCTCTGCACTGGGAGAAGCTCTTGACCCCTTCCTTGGAAACCCTTTAATCTCCAACCTTTATTCTGTACTTATCGAATCCCATGAGAAATATTTGGGTGAAATTAATTATCAGTTACCCGAAAAATGGAGGATAAATGATTCCTCTTGGGCCGAAGTTGATCCTTATTTTCTACTCAGATGA